The Dictyoglomus sp. sequence CTATCAGATGTTATGATCCATGTCTTTCTTGTTCTACTCATGCAATTGGTAAAATGCCTATTATCATAGAATTTTATGATAAAGATGGGAAATTGATTAATTTTATAAAAAGAGATTGAAAAAAATACTCTTAGTAGGATTTGGTAATGAATATAGAAAAGATGATGGATTAGGAATAAAGCTCCTGGATCTTATAGAGGGTGAATTTGACAAGATTAAGATCCAGGAGCTTACTTTTGATATGGCGGAAATTATAAAAAACTATGATATTGTAATTTTTGTTGACGCTTCTTTAGAAGGAAAGGAAATTTCTTTTAGAAAAATCTCAGAAAAATGTACCTTTTCTCCTCTTACTCATCACACTTCCTGCGAGGAACTCTTAATTTGG is a genomic window containing:
- a CDS encoding hydrogenase maturation protease codes for the protein MKKILLVGFGNEYRKDDGLGIKLLDLIEGEFDKIKIQELTFDMAEIIKNYDIVIFVDASLEGKEISFRKISEKCTFSPLTHHTSCEELLIWTKALYGKTPEFYLLSIKGYDFDFGEELSEEAKKNLEKGLKFLKRFIKGLNE